One genomic window of Elaeis guineensis isolate ETL-2024a chromosome 2, EG11, whole genome shotgun sequence includes the following:
- the LOC105053547 gene encoding protein GOS9: MGTAIKVGSFPHQYPTPTFDTGSPGVRNFVVDCDAAAFHDIKINVPPNPSRVVLAPEEFLTGITVCFDSAAVWSITLHSNVKQPPDGYGPYGPQKGTCLTLPLENGQIVGFFGHSSGNYVDGIGVYVEHNK, from the exons ATG GGGACGGCCATTAAGGTGGGATCTTTCCCTCATCAGTATCCAACTCCTACGTTTGATACGGGGTCTCCTGGTGTGCGTAACTTCGTCGTCGACTGTGATGCAGCTGCCTTTCATGACATAAAAATTAATGTCCCCCCTAATCCAAGCAGG GTAGTACTTGCTCCAGAGGAGTTTCTTACTGGGATAACAGTCTGTTTTGACTCAGCTGCCGTATGGTCAATCACTCTTCACAGCAACGTCAAGCAACCCCCAGATGGATATGGACCATATGGCCCACAGAAAGGAACTTGTTTGACTCTTCCGTTGGAGAACGGTCAGATTGTCGGCTTCTTTGGACACTCATCAGGAAATTATGTTGATGGCATTGGAGTTTACGTAGAGCACAACAAGTGA
- the LOC140855302 gene encoding uncharacterized protein — MTNLVDCIVQLTFCISDHTYAVHFALDGNALKAIELTEQLAPNLLEDDKDLYFDLLSLHFIDLVCSRKCTEALEFAQTKLTPLGRVHKYVQKLEDLMALLAYEEPEKSPMFHLLSSDY, encoded by the exons CTGTATATCTGACCATACGTATGCAG TCCATTTTGCGTTGGATGGAAATGCTCTCAAGGCCATAGAGCTGACAGAACAACTAGCACCGAACTTACTGGAAGATGACAAGGATTTGTATTTTGATCTATTAAGCCTTCACTTTATTGATCTCGTTTGTTCAAGGAAATG CACAGAAGCTTTGGAGTTTGCTCAAACCAAATTAACACCATTAGGGAGGGTGCATAAGTATGTTCAGAAATTGGAA GACCTTATGGCTCTGTTAGCTtatgaggagcctgaaaaatcacCAATGTTTCATTTACTGAGCTCCGACTACTGA